The Alteripontixanthobacter sp. genome has a window encoding:
- a CDS encoding metallophosphoesterase, producing MENLRIERIRWRWIILAASLGLLTLGAKAWHDTMRDPVIQRTSVPLRDLHRGTEPLTIALISDIHVAGPDMPPERLARIVEQINALAPDLVAIAGDLVSDKRTATHIYAPEEIVAPLAQLSAPLGVVAVPGNHDHWFDMPGLAEQLDEAGITLLVNNAATFGPLSIGGLDDAYTGRADLPATLAAMNAQKGARMILSHSPDPFPDVPQSAGLMLAGHTHCGQIAYPWGGAPAHLSEHGDRYGCGRVDEDGKVLVVGPGLGTSLIPVRLFTQPTIWLIEIRPPEQ from the coding sequence ATGGAGAACCTGCGGATAGAACGTATACGCTGGCGCTGGATAATCCTGGCCGCCTCGCTGGGGTTATTAACGCTTGGTGCAAAGGCCTGGCACGACACCATGCGCGATCCGGTGATCCAGCGGACGAGCGTGCCCCTGCGGGACTTGCATCGCGGTACCGAGCCGCTGACGATCGCGCTAATCTCCGATATTCATGTCGCCGGGCCGGATATGCCGCCGGAACGGCTCGCGCGGATCGTCGAGCAGATTAACGCGTTGGCGCCCGACCTCGTGGCAATCGCAGGCGATCTGGTGAGCGACAAGCGCACCGCAACGCATATCTACGCGCCGGAGGAGATTGTTGCGCCCCTCGCCCAGCTATCGGCGCCGCTCGGCGTGGTCGCGGTTCCGGGCAATCACGACCACTGGTTCGACATGCCGGGCTTGGCCGAGCAATTGGACGAGGCAGGCATCACGCTACTCGTGAACAACGCCGCGACATTTGGCCCGCTGTCGATCGGCGGACTGGACGATGCCTATACCGGCCGCGCCGACTTGCCCGCGACCTTGGCGGCAATGAACGCACAGAAGGGTGCCCGGATGATCCTCAGCCACAGCCCCGACCCGTTTCCCGATGTGCCGCAATCGGCGGGTCTGATGCTGGCGGGGCACACGCACTGCGGACAAATCGCCTATCCGTGGGGCGGAGCGCCTGCGCATCTTTCCGAGCATGGCGACCGCTATGGCTGCGGCCGGGTGGACGAGGATGGCAAGGTGCTGGTGGTCGGCCCTGGCCTTGGCACCAGTCTGATCCCGGTGCGGTTATTCACCCAGCCAACCATCTGGCTGATAGAAATACGGCCGCCGGAACAATAA
- the rpsB gene encoding 30S ribosomal protein S2, with the protein MAAPTVTMQQLIEAGSHFGHQTHRWNPRMKPYIFGARNGVHIIDLSQTVPLMARALDFVASTARSGGKVLFVGTKRQAQQPIAEAARASGQHFVNHRWLGGMLTNWQTISNSIKRLKSLDEQLAGEMTGLTKKETLQLTRERDKLELSLGGIREMGGIPDVMFVIDANKEDLAIKEANVLGIPVVAVLDTNVDPSGIAFPIPGNDDAARAVRLYCDAVAQAATRGGGEAAGADIGDMEAPPAETVSSEPAAEATA; encoded by the coding sequence ATGGCGGCACCTACCGTCACGATGCAGCAATTGATCGAGGCCGGATCGCATTTCGGCCACCAGACCCACCGCTGGAACCCGCGCATGAAGCCGTATATTTTCGGCGCGCGCAACGGTGTCCATATTATCGACCTGTCGCAGACGGTGCCCCTGATGGCCCGCGCTCTGGATTTCGTCGCCTCCACCGCGCGCAGCGGCGGCAAGGTGCTGTTCGTCGGAACTAAGCGCCAGGCGCAGCAGCCGATTGCCGAAGCGGCCCGCGCAAGCGGCCAGCACTTCGTCAACCATCGCTGGCTGGGCGGCATGCTGACCAATTGGCAGACCATCAGCAACTCGATCAAGCGCCTCAAGAGCCTCGACGAGCAGCTGGCTGGCGAAATGACCGGCCTGACCAAGAAAGAAACGCTCCAGCTGACGCGCGAGCGGGACAAGCTGGAACTGTCGCTCGGCGGTATCCGCGAAATGGGCGGTATTCCGGACGTGATGTTCGTGATCGATGCCAACAAGGAAGATCTGGCGATCAAGGAAGCCAATGTTCTCGGCATTCCCGTGGTCGCGGTGCTCGACACCAATGTCGATCCGAGCGGCATCGCGTTCCCGATTCCCGGCAATGACGATGCGGCCCGCGCCGTGCGCCTTTATTGCGATGCGGTTGCCCAGGCGGCAACGCGGGGCGGCGGCGAAGCTGCCGGTGCCGATATTGGCGATATGGAAGCTCCGCCAGCCGAAACAGTGTCCAGCGAACCGGCTGCCGAAGCCACCGCTTAA
- the tsf gene encoding translation elongation factor Ts: MANYTIADVKTLREKTGAGMMDAKKALEAADGDIEAAVDALRAKGLATAQKKSSRTAAEGLVGVAVEGTKGTALEVNSETDFVAKNDQFQDFVRHATQVALSLDSDDVEALKAADYPSGGTVSDKLTDNVATIGENQQLRRMKTVSVSNGVVVPYVHNAAAPNLGKIGVLVALESEAGADVLEPLGKQLAMHIAAAFPQALDADSLDAEVIERERAIAQEKAAESGKPENVQEKMVEGAVKKFAKENALLSQLFVIDNKTPIADVVAKAGKDAGSEIVLKDYVRFQLGEGIEKKEEDFAAEVAAAVGG; the protein is encoded by the coding sequence ATGGCCAATTACACGATCGCCGATGTGAAGACCCTGCGCGAGAAAACCGGCGCCGGCATGATGGACGCCAAGAAGGCGCTCGAAGCTGCCGATGGCGATATCGAAGCCGCAGTCGATGCATTGCGCGCCAAGGGCCTTGCCACTGCGCAGAAGAAGTCCAGCCGGACCGCCGCCGAAGGGCTGGTGGGTGTTGCCGTCGAAGGAACGAAGGGCACCGCGCTGGAAGTGAACAGCGAAACCGATTTCGTTGCCAAGAACGATCAGTTCCAGGATTTCGTGCGGCACGCCACGCAGGTCGCTCTCTCTCTGGACAGCGACGATGTCGAAGCGTTGAAAGCTGCCGATTACCCCAGCGGCGGCACCGTGTCCGACAAGCTGACCGACAATGTCGCGACCATCGGTGAAAACCAGCAGCTGCGCCGGATGAAAACCGTCAGCGTGTCGAACGGCGTGGTTGTGCCTTATGTCCACAATGCCGCCGCCCCGAACCTCGGCAAGATCGGCGTTCTGGTCGCGCTGGAAAGCGAAGCCGGCGCGGACGTGCTCGAACCGCTGGGCAAGCAATTGGCGATGCACATTGCTGCCGCTTTCCCGCAGGCTCTCGACGCCGACAGCCTCGATGCCGAAGTGATCGAGCGCGAGCGCGCAATCGCCCAGGAAAAGGCAGCCGAAAGCGGCAAGCCGGAGAACGTGCAGGAAAAGATGGTCGAAGGCGCGGTGAAGAAATTCGCCAAGGAAAACGCCCTGCTGAGCCAGCTTTTCGTGATCGACAACAAGACGCCGATTGCCGACGTCGTTGCCAAGGCAGGCAAGGATGCCGGCAGCGAAATCGTGCTGAAGGATTATGTCCGCTTCCAGCTCGGCGAAGGCATCGAGAAAAAGGAAGAGGATTTCGCGGCGGAAGTCGCCGCGGCCGTCGGCGGCTGA
- a CDS encoding MBL fold metallo-hydrolase, with amino-acid sequence MVKRIGVGLLLLLVVALAAAFALQRQIGEFLFERAAAARFAGDGPEFGDGLHLVLCGTGSPLPNPSRAGPCNLIVAGDQSFIVDTGEGGARNLNLMQMDIAGIDGVLLTHFHSDHIDGLGPLALLYWTMGTATSPLPVHGPEGVEAVIDGFNAFYATDMEYRIAHHGTDIVPATGGGARAQPFALGDKPITVLERDGLTITAFGVDHDPVRPAVGYRFDYQGRSIVISGDAARTPDLERAAQGADILVHDALQPRLVASMTRALENAGQVHTATITRDILDYHASPEEAAVSAQTAGVDMLVLSHLVPPLPSSLLYPAFLGDAADNFDGHIVVGEDGMIFSLPPDSDAIERDVAL; translated from the coding sequence ATGGTGAAGCGGATCGGAGTAGGGTTGCTGCTGCTTCTTGTTGTTGCGCTGGCCGCAGCCTTCGCCTTGCAACGCCAGATTGGCGAGTTCTTATTCGAGCGGGCCGCGGCAGCGCGCTTTGCGGGTGACGGGCCCGAGTTCGGCGACGGCCTTCACCTGGTTTTATGCGGCACCGGCTCCCCCCTTCCCAACCCCAGCCGCGCAGGACCCTGCAATTTGATAGTGGCCGGCGACCAATCCTTTATCGTCGATACCGGCGAAGGCGGTGCGCGCAATCTCAACCTGATGCAGATGGACATTGCCGGGATCGACGGTGTGCTGCTGACGCATTTCCACTCCGATCACATCGACGGGCTGGGACCATTGGCCTTGCTTTATTGGACCATGGGAACGGCCACATCACCGCTTCCGGTTCATGGGCCAGAGGGAGTTGAAGCTGTCATCGACGGTTTCAACGCCTTTTACGCGACGGACATGGAATATCGCATCGCCCATCACGGGACCGATATCGTGCCTGCGACCGGTGGCGGCGCGCGTGCCCAGCCGTTTGCCCTCGGCGATAAGCCCATCACCGTGCTGGAGCGGGATGGGCTGACCATCACAGCCTTCGGTGTCGATCACGATCCTGTGCGTCCGGCGGTCGGCTATCGTTTCGATTACCAAGGCCGCTCGATCGTGATCAGCGGCGATGCAGCGCGCACGCCCGATCTTGAACGGGCCGCGCAAGGTGCAGACATTCTGGTCCACGACGCTCTTCAGCCGCGCCTGGTCGCGTCCATGACCAGGGCGCTTGAAAACGCAGGGCAGGTCCACACTGCCACAATCACGCGCGATATCCTCGACTATCACGCATCGCCCGAGGAAGCCGCCGTCAGCGCGCAGACTGCTGGTGTCGATATGCTGGTGCTCTCACACCTCGTGCCGCCATTGCCAAGCAGCCTGCTCTACCCAGCCTTTCTGGGCGATGCAGCCGACAATTTCGACGGCCACATCGTGGTGGGAGAGGACGGTATGATCTTTTCGCTGCCACCGGACTCGGATGCGATCGAGCGGGACGTGGCGCTTTAG
- the pyrH gene encoding UMP kinase: MPAPTYKRVLLKLSGEVLMGGQEFGIDPGFVMELAKEVKAAQETGLEICLVIGGGNIFRGMAGAAQGMDRAQADYMGMLATVMNALAMQSALEQIGVPTRVQSAIEMDKVCEPVIRRRAERHLEKGRVVIFAAGVGAPYFTTDSGAALRAAEMKCDALLKGTSVDGVYDSDPKSNPGAKRFDTVSYGKVLADNLRVMDASAVALCRDNNIPIVVFSIREKGNLARVLMGEGVKTLVKDQ; this comes from the coding sequence ATGCCAGCTCCGACTTACAAACGTGTCCTGCTCAAGCTTTCGGGCGAGGTGCTGATGGGTGGGCAGGAGTTCGGCATCGATCCGGGCTTCGTGATGGAACTGGCGAAGGAAGTGAAGGCCGCTCAGGAAACCGGGCTGGAGATTTGCCTGGTCATCGGCGGCGGCAATATCTTTCGCGGCATGGCGGGCGCGGCGCAGGGCATGGACCGTGCGCAGGCTGATTACATGGGCATGCTGGCCACGGTGATGAACGCGCTGGCAATGCAAAGCGCGCTGGAACAGATCGGCGTGCCCACCCGGGTCCAGTCCGCGATCGAGATGGACAAGGTTTGCGAACCGGTGATCCGCCGCCGCGCCGAACGGCATCTGGAAAAGGGCCGCGTGGTGATCTTCGCCGCCGGCGTCGGCGCGCCCTATTTTACGACCGATAGCGGGGCCGCCTTGCGCGCCGCCGAAATGAAATGCGATGCGCTGTTGAAAGGCACCAGCGTAGATGGGGTCTATGATAGCGACCCCAAATCCAACCCGGGCGCAAAGCGTTTCGACACGGTGAGTTACGGCAAGGTGCTGGCAGATAATCTGCGGGTGATGGATGCCTCTGCCGTGGCATTGTGCCGCGACAACAATATACCGATCGTCGTGTTCTCGATCCGCGAGAAGGGCAATCTCGCCCGCGTTTTGATGGGTGAGGGCGTGAAGACGCTTGTTAAAGATCAATGA